GGCGGGTGTCGGCGCGCGACGAGATCGCCCTGCGCTGGCGGCTGGAGCGCGTGCGCAGCCGGGACTTCGCCAGCGACGGCGTGGGACCGGGCCAGCTCGCCAATGTCATCCTGCTGGGCGAAGCCTCGCCCGACTACACCAGCCAGGCCTTGCTGCTGTCCTGGCAGCGCCGCTGGTAACCGCTCAGGTCCGACGCCGCGCCGCAAGCACGGCGGCCAGCGCCAGCGCCGCCGGCAGGGCCTGGCTGAGCACGATGCTGGGCTTGGCGGTCAGGCCACCGACGATGCCGGCGACGATCACGCAGGCCAGGAAGAACACCTTCAGGTCGAGACGGTCGCGCCACAGGCCCCAGGCCAGGCCGGCGGCCAGGAAGCCGTTGTACAGGCCCTGGTTGAAGGCCAGCACGGCGCTGGCAGCGGACTGCTCGGGCGTCATCGCGAACACCCGGCGCCCGAACGGGTGGTCCCAGAAAAGCATCTCGATGACCATGAAGGCCAGGTGCCCCAGCACCACCAGCACGATCAGCGCGGTCGCGATCCTCCTCACGGCATCCTCCCCGTCAGCCCGGGGCCAGTGTGCCTGCCGGCTGGCGCTCGCGCCACGGGGCGCTGGCGCGCGGGCGGGCGTTCGTGCCACAGCGCTCAGCGCGGCGCCGGCCGGAACTGGTTGAGCGCCACGCCGCCGAGGATCAGCAGGCCGGCCACGGCCATGGTCGCGGTCAGGGGCTCGTCGAGCAGGGCCCAGGCCCAGGCCACGCCGAACAGCGGCACCAGGTAGGTGACCGTTGCCGCGCGCGCCGGTCCGACCCGGTCGAGCAGGCGGAAGTACAGGGCATAGGCCAGGCCGGTGCACAGCACGCCGAGCGCCACCGCGCACAGCCAGGCCAGCCCGCCCGGCGGCGTTGCAGGCCAGTGCGCCACGGCCAGTGGCGCAAGCAGCACGGTGCTGAAGGCCAGGGTCGCGGCCGCGGTGGCGGTCGGCGGCAGGCCGCCCAGCCAGCGCTTGACCAGGTTGGCGGCGACCGCGTAGCACAGCGCCGCGACGGTGCCGGCCACGGCCGCCCAGGCACTGCCCAGGCCAGCATCGCGACCGGCGACCAGCACCACCACGCCGGCCAGTCCGGCGACCAGGCCGATGCCGCGGCGCAGCCCGATCCGCTCGCCGAACATCAGCCAGGCCACCAGCACCGCGAACAGCGCGGTCAGGCTGTTGGCGATGGCGCCGATCGCGGCCGGCGCCCGTGCCGCCGCCCAGGCGAACAGCACGAAGGGCACCGCCGAGTTGAGCAGGCCGATGATCGCCAGGCGGCCCAGGACGGGGCGCAGCCGGTGCCGCGCCACC
This portion of the Lysobacterales bacterium genome encodes:
- a CDS encoding DUF1304 domain-containing protein is translated as MRRIATALIVLVVLGHLAFMVIEMLFWDHPFGRRVFAMTPEQSAASAVLAFNQGLYNGFLAAGLAWGLWRDRLDLKVFFLACVIVAGIVGGLTAKPSIVLSQALPAALALAAVLAARRRT
- a CDS encoding DMT family transporter, whose translation is MSAAAPVSSPPAAPAAGIDVRGLAELLLLGAIWGGSFLLMRIAAPAFGAVPLVELRLLFGTVVLLPFALVARHRLRPVLGRLAIIGLLNSAVPFVLFAWAAARAPAAIGAIANSLTALFAVLVAWLMFGERIGLRRGIGLVAGLAGVVVLVAGRDAGLGSAWAAVAGTVAALCYAVAANLVKRWLGGLPPTATAAATLAFSTVLLAPLAVAHWPATPPGGLAWLCAVALGVLCTGLAYALYFRLLDRVGPARAATVTYLVPLFGVAWAWALLDEPLTATMAVAGLLILGGVALNQFRPAPR